One part of the Lotus japonicus ecotype B-129 chromosome 2, LjGifu_v1.2 genome encodes these proteins:
- the LOC130738025 gene encoding protein PIGMENT DEFECTIVE 338, chloroplastic-like isoform X2 has translation MKQRPIHVTVNRTKDAIDSLSLNGELFLGNELSQEAVDVRIPEQETLELLNKPSLVPIRNGSFPEIEVETEKASIEVKGDDGVLEVSEERDEMGVDENEEEEEGAKKVNNAEYYEPKPGDFVFGVVVSGNANRLNVNVGAELPGTLLTKEVLPLNSNEMEYLICDGNKKCEKNFMAHGRMGILKNDEDDDDAINGVMVVPVGNTVVEIGTILFAEVLGRTLTGRPLLSTRKLFRRIAWHRLRQIKQLNEPIMIRVTEWNISGLLTRIEGMRAFLPKAELVKRVNSFTELKENVGCCMYVQITEVDEAKNNVIVSEREAWEKLYLREGTLLEGTVKKVLPYGAQIRIGETNRCGLLHVSNITRGGVTSGSDILSVDEKVKVLVVKSAFPGKISLSIRDLESEPGLFLSNRERVFLEADMMAKKYKEKLPPALTSQQSKSVSNSALPFENEALYANWKWFKFEK, from the exons ATGAAACAAAGACCAATTCATGTCACTGTGAACCGAACCAAAGATGCCATTGATTCTTTGTCCCT AAATGGGGAACTTTTTTTGGGGAACGAGTTGTCTCAAGAGGCCGTTGATGTAAGAATCCCAGAGCAAGAAACGCTTGAGTTGCTGAACAAGCCTTCACTGGTTCCCATTAGAAATGGGTCGTTTCCTGAAATTGAGGTGGAGACAGAGAAAGCTTCCATTGAGGTAAAGGGAGATGATGGGGTATTGGAAGTTTCTGAGGAAAGAGATGAAATGGGTGttgatgaaaatgaagaagaagaagaaggggctAAGAAGGTGAACAATGCTGAGTACTATGAGCCCAAGCCTGGGGATTTTGTGTTTGGTGTTGTTGTTTCAGGTAATGCAAACAGGCTCAATGTCAATGTGGGAGCTGAGTTACCAGGGACATTGTTGACTAAGGAGGTGCTTCCCTTGAACAGTAATGAAATGGAGTACTTGATATGTGATGGGaataagaaatgtgaaaagaaTTTTATGGCACATGGGAGGATGGGAATTCTgaagaatgatgaagatgatgatgatgcaataaatggGGTGATGGTGGTGCCGGTAGGAAACACTGTTGTTGAGATTGGGACCATTTTGTTTGctgaggttttgggtagaacaCTAACTGGTAGGCCATTGCTCTCTACTAGAAAGCTCTTCCGCCGGATCGCTTGGCATCGACTGAGGCAG ATAAAACAGCTCAATGAACCTATAATGATTAGAGTCACCGAGTGGAATATTAGCGGCCTGCTAACAAGGATTGAG GGTATGCGAGCTTTCCTACCCAAAGCTGAGCTTGTAAAAAGAGTAAATAGCTTTACTGAATTGAAAGAAAAT GTCGGATGTTGTATGTATGTACAAATTACTGAAGTAGATGAAGCTAAAAACAATGTGATAGTTAGTGAGAGAGAAGCCTGG GAAAAGCTTTATCTTCGAGAAGGAACACTTCTTGAAGGGACCGTGAAAAAGGTTCTTCCTTATGGAGCCCAAATAAGAATAGGAGAAACAAATAGATG TGGATTGCTGCATGTTTCAAATATCACTCGAGGGGGAGTTACATCTGGCAGCGACATACTTTCTGTTGATGAAAAGGTTAAAGTTCTGGTGGTGAAATCGGCATTTCCTGGTAAAATTTCTTTAAG CATCAGGGACCTTGAAAGTGAACCTGGCCTATTTCTATCAAATAGAGag AGAGTATTTCTGGAGGCAGATATGATGGccaaaaaatacaaggaaaaACTACCTCCTGCTCTTACCAGTCAACAATCAAAATCAGTTTCAAACAGTGCCCTGCCTTTCGAAAACGAAGCACTTTATGCTAATTGGAAGTGGTTCAAGTTTGAGAAATAG
- the LOC130738025 gene encoding protein PIGMENT DEFECTIVE 338, chloroplastic-like isoform X1 has translation MPLILCPCKSLSFCFFKKKIPNTKLPPQKFCAFTNKFAILGTTHVAFGSRNGELFLGNELSQEAVDVRIPEQETLELLNKPSLVPIRNGSFPEIEVETEKASIEVKGDDGVLEVSEERDEMGVDENEEEEEGAKKVNNAEYYEPKPGDFVFGVVVSGNANRLNVNVGAELPGTLLTKEVLPLNSNEMEYLICDGNKKCEKNFMAHGRMGILKNDEDDDDAINGVMVVPVGNTVVEIGTILFAEVLGRTLTGRPLLSTRKLFRRIAWHRLRQIKQLNEPIMIRVTEWNISGLLTRIEGMRAFLPKAELVKRVNSFTELKENVGCCMYVQITEVDEAKNNVIVSEREAWEKLYLREGTLLEGTVKKVLPYGAQIRIGETNRCGLLHVSNITRGGVTSGSDILSVDEKVKVLVVKSAFPGKISLSIRDLESEPGLFLSNRERVFLEADMMAKKYKEKLPPALTSQQSKSVSNSALPFENEALYANWKWFKFEK, from the exons ATGCCATTGATTCTTTGTCCCTGTAAGTCCCTTTCCTTTTGCTTTTTCAAGAAGAAAATACCAAATACGAAACTTCCACCCCAAAAATTTTGCGCTTTTACTAATAAATTTGCAATTTTGGGCACTACCCATGTTGCATTTGGCTCAAGAAATGGGGAACTTTTTTTGGGGAACGAGTTGTCTCAAGAGGCCGTTGATGTAAGAATCCCAGAGCAAGAAACGCTTGAGTTGCTGAACAAGCCTTCACTGGTTCCCATTAGAAATGGGTCGTTTCCTGAAATTGAGGTGGAGACAGAGAAAGCTTCCATTGAGGTAAAGGGAGATGATGGGGTATTGGAAGTTTCTGAGGAAAGAGATGAAATGGGTGttgatgaaaatgaagaagaagaagaaggggctAAGAAGGTGAACAATGCTGAGTACTATGAGCCCAAGCCTGGGGATTTTGTGTTTGGTGTTGTTGTTTCAGGTAATGCAAACAGGCTCAATGTCAATGTGGGAGCTGAGTTACCAGGGACATTGTTGACTAAGGAGGTGCTTCCCTTGAACAGTAATGAAATGGAGTACTTGATATGTGATGGGaataagaaatgtgaaaagaaTTTTATGGCACATGGGAGGATGGGAATTCTgaagaatgatgaagatgatgatgatgcaataaatggGGTGATGGTGGTGCCGGTAGGAAACACTGTTGTTGAGATTGGGACCATTTTGTTTGctgaggttttgggtagaacaCTAACTGGTAGGCCATTGCTCTCTACTAGAAAGCTCTTCCGCCGGATCGCTTGGCATCGACTGAGGCAG ATAAAACAGCTCAATGAACCTATAATGATTAGAGTCACCGAGTGGAATATTAGCGGCCTGCTAACAAGGATTGAG GGTATGCGAGCTTTCCTACCCAAAGCTGAGCTTGTAAAAAGAGTAAATAGCTTTACTGAATTGAAAGAAAAT GTCGGATGTTGTATGTATGTACAAATTACTGAAGTAGATGAAGCTAAAAACAATGTGATAGTTAGTGAGAGAGAAGCCTGG GAAAAGCTTTATCTTCGAGAAGGAACACTTCTTGAAGGGACCGTGAAAAAGGTTCTTCCTTATGGAGCCCAAATAAGAATAGGAGAAACAAATAGATG TGGATTGCTGCATGTTTCAAATATCACTCGAGGGGGAGTTACATCTGGCAGCGACATACTTTCTGTTGATGAAAAGGTTAAAGTTCTGGTGGTGAAATCGGCATTTCCTGGTAAAATTTCTTTAAG CATCAGGGACCTTGAAAGTGAACCTGGCCTATTTCTATCAAATAGAGag AGAGTATTTCTGGAGGCAGATATGATGGccaaaaaatacaaggaaaaACTACCTCCTGCTCTTACCAGTCAACAATCAAAATCAGTTTCAAACAGTGCCCTGCCTTTCGAAAACGAAGCACTTTATGCTAATTGGAAGTGGTTCAAGTTTGAGAAATAG
- the LOC130738025 gene encoding protein PIGMENT DEFECTIVE 338, chloroplastic-like isoform X3, whose amino-acid sequence MPLILCPCKSLSFCFFKKKIPNTKLPPQKFCAFTNKFAILGTTHVAFGSRNGELFLGNELSQEAVDVRIPEQETLELLNKPSLVPIRNGSFPEIEVETEKASIEVKGDDGVLEVSEERDEMGVDENEEEEEGAKKVNNAEYYEPKPGDFVFGVVVSGNANRLNVNVGAELPGTLLTKEVLPLNSNEMEYLICDGNKKCEKNFMAHGRMGILKNDEDDDDAINGVMVVPVGNTVVEIGTILFAEVLGRTLTGRPLLSTRKLFRRIAWHRLRQIKQLNEPIMIRVTEWNISGLLTRIEGMRAFLPKAELVKRVNSFTELKENVGCCMYVQITEVDEAKNNVIVSEREAWEKLYLREGTLLEGTVKKVLPYGAQIRIGETNRW is encoded by the exons ATGCCATTGATTCTTTGTCCCTGTAAGTCCCTTTCCTTTTGCTTTTTCAAGAAGAAAATACCAAATACGAAACTTCCACCCCAAAAATTTTGCGCTTTTACTAATAAATTTGCAATTTTGGGCACTACCCATGTTGCATTTGGCTCAAGAAATGGGGAACTTTTTTTGGGGAACGAGTTGTCTCAAGAGGCCGTTGATGTAAGAATCCCAGAGCAAGAAACGCTTGAGTTGCTGAACAAGCCTTCACTGGTTCCCATTAGAAATGGGTCGTTTCCTGAAATTGAGGTGGAGACAGAGAAAGCTTCCATTGAGGTAAAGGGAGATGATGGGGTATTGGAAGTTTCTGAGGAAAGAGATGAAATGGGTGttgatgaaaatgaagaagaagaagaaggggctAAGAAGGTGAACAATGCTGAGTACTATGAGCCCAAGCCTGGGGATTTTGTGTTTGGTGTTGTTGTTTCAGGTAATGCAAACAGGCTCAATGTCAATGTGGGAGCTGAGTTACCAGGGACATTGTTGACTAAGGAGGTGCTTCCCTTGAACAGTAATGAAATGGAGTACTTGATATGTGATGGGaataagaaatgtgaaaagaaTTTTATGGCACATGGGAGGATGGGAATTCTgaagaatgatgaagatgatgatgatgcaataaatggGGTGATGGTGGTGCCGGTAGGAAACACTGTTGTTGAGATTGGGACCATTTTGTTTGctgaggttttgggtagaacaCTAACTGGTAGGCCATTGCTCTCTACTAGAAAGCTCTTCCGCCGGATCGCTTGGCATCGACTGAGGCAG ATAAAACAGCTCAATGAACCTATAATGATTAGAGTCACCGAGTGGAATATTAGCGGCCTGCTAACAAGGATTGAG GGTATGCGAGCTTTCCTACCCAAAGCTGAGCTTGTAAAAAGAGTAAATAGCTTTACTGAATTGAAAGAAAAT GTCGGATGTTGTATGTATGTACAAATTACTGAAGTAGATGAAGCTAAAAACAATGTGATAGTTAGTGAGAGAGAAGCCTGG GAAAAGCTTTATCTTCGAGAAGGAACACTTCTTGAAGGGACCGTGAAAAAGGTTCTTCCTTATGGAGCCCAAATAAGAATAGGAGAAACAAATAGATGGTGA